A window of Micrococcus endophyticus contains these coding sequences:
- a CDS encoding YceI family protein has protein sequence MAQITTGTWNLDPAHSDVDFVVRHAGISKVRGTFAAVEGTLVVAEDFNASSVEVTVDVASINTKNEGRDQHLRSGDFFDVEQFPTMTFRSTEVRGAAEEFTLVGELTLHGVTRTVELEAELGGQDVDPFGTTRVGFEAKGEISRKDFGLTWNAATEAGGVLVSDKVKLEIGAAFVLPEADAQA, from the coding sequence ATGGCTCAGATCACCACCGGCACCTGGAACCTCGACCCCGCCCACTCCGACGTCGACTTCGTGGTCCGCCACGCCGGCATCTCCAAGGTCCGCGGCACCTTCGCGGCCGTCGAGGGCACGCTCGTCGTCGCCGAGGACTTCAACGCCTCCTCCGTCGAGGTGACCGTGGACGTCGCCTCGATCAACACCAAGAACGAGGGCCGCGACCAGCACCTGCGCTCCGGCGACTTCTTCGACGTCGAGCAGTTCCCCACCATGACCTTCCGCTCCACCGAGGTCCGCGGCGCCGCCGAGGAGTTCACCCTGGTCGGCGAGCTGACCCTGCACGGCGTCACCCGCACCGTGGAGCTCGAGGCCGAGCTCGGCGGCCAGGACGTGGACCCCTTCGGCACCACCCGCGTGGGCTTCGAGGCCAAGGGCGAGATCTCCCGCAAGGACTTCGGCCTCACCTGGAACGCCGCCACCGAGGCCGGCGGCGTGCTGGTCTCCGACAAGGTGAAGCTCGAGATCGGCGCCGCCTTCGTGCTGCCCGAGGCCGACGCCCAGGCCTGA
- a CDS encoding Glu/Leu/Phe/Val family dehydrogenase → MTRIPAPDEAAAAPSSPLDNALAQLAAAVRTLGYDEGLHQTLAAPRRELSVSIPLRRDDGAVEVLRGYRVQHNISRGPAKGGVRFSPDVDLDEVRALAMWMSWKCALVDVPYGGAKGGVSIDPRKYSKAELERVTRRYTSEIQPIIGPEVDIPAPDMGTDEQTMAWMMDTYSVNVGHTTLGAVTGKPVSLGGSLGRASATSEGVVHVALAALRDRGIDPQGATAAVQGFGKVGAGTVELLAAAGVRVVAVSDQYGAVRCEDGVDFATLSAHVAETGKVVDCPGTEAMDADELLLSDVDLVVPAAVQGVLTAQNADRVRARVVVEGANGPTTGEADRILNENGVLVAPDILANAGGVIVSYFEWVQANQAYWWTREEVAERLERRMVLAWEAVQAAAREHDLTLREAATVLAVKRVAEAHRTRGLYP, encoded by the coding sequence ATGACGAGGATCCCCGCCCCGGACGAGGCCGCAGCCGCCCCGTCCTCCCCGCTCGACAACGCGCTGGCCCAGCTGGCCGCCGCGGTGCGCACGCTCGGCTACGACGAGGGCCTGCACCAGACCCTCGCGGCCCCGCGCCGCGAGCTCTCCGTCTCCATCCCCCTGCGTCGCGACGACGGCGCCGTGGAGGTCCTGCGCGGCTACCGCGTGCAGCACAACATCTCCCGCGGCCCCGCCAAGGGCGGCGTGCGCTTCAGCCCGGACGTGGACCTGGACGAGGTGCGCGCGCTGGCCATGTGGATGAGCTGGAAGTGCGCGCTCGTCGACGTCCCCTACGGCGGCGCGAAGGGCGGCGTGTCCATCGACCCGCGCAAGTACTCGAAGGCGGAGCTCGAGCGCGTCACCCGCCGCTACACCTCGGAGATCCAGCCGATCATCGGCCCCGAGGTGGACATCCCCGCGCCGGACATGGGCACGGACGAGCAGACCATGGCCTGGATGATGGACACCTACTCGGTGAACGTCGGGCACACCACGCTCGGCGCGGTGACCGGCAAGCCCGTCTCGCTCGGCGGCTCACTCGGGCGCGCCTCCGCCACCTCGGAGGGCGTGGTGCACGTGGCGCTCGCGGCCCTGCGGGACCGCGGCATCGATCCGCAGGGGGCGACGGCGGCGGTCCAGGGCTTCGGCAAGGTCGGCGCCGGCACGGTGGAGCTGCTTGCGGCCGCCGGCGTGAGGGTCGTGGCCGTCTCGGACCAGTACGGCGCCGTCCGGTGCGAGGACGGCGTGGACTTCGCGACCCTGTCCGCGCACGTGGCCGAGACCGGCAAGGTGGTGGACTGCCCCGGCACCGAGGCCATGGACGCGGACGAGCTGCTGCTGTCCGACGTGGACCTCGTGGTCCCCGCCGCCGTGCAGGGCGTGCTCACCGCCCAGAACGCGGACCGGGTGCGCGCCCGCGTGGTGGTGGAGGGCGCAAACGGCCCCACCACGGGCGAGGCCGACCGCATCCTCAACGAGAACGGCGTGCTGGTGGCCCCGGACATCCTGGCCAACGCCGGCGGCGTGATCGTCTCCTACTTCGAGTGGGTGCAGGCCAACCAGGCCTACTGGTGGACCCGCGAGGAGGTGGCCGAGCGCCTCGAGCGGCGCATGGTGCTGGCCTGGGAGGCGGTGCAGGCCGCGGCCCGGGAGCACGACCTCACGCTGCGCGAGGCGGCCACGGTGCTCGCGGTCAAGCGGGTCGCCGAGGCGCACCGCACCCGCGGGCTCTACCCGTGA
- a CDS encoding HpcH/HpaI aldolase/citrate lyase family protein codes for MTVTLPAAITPSPAFQAVPGQRIDPELARSWLLVNAAQPERFQPAEDSAADIVILDIEDAVAPKDKDRARADALAWLTSGHTGWVRLNGYGSKWWEDDVAALAEALPAHLGGPVAEGGLAGVVLAMVESTDHVNETARRLPGVPVVALVETARGLQRIDSIAAAKGTFRLAFGIGDFRRDTGLGESPMALAYTRSQFTIAAKATGLPGAIDGPTVGSTGVKLAEATAVTAEFGMTGKLCLAPEQCAAVNEGLSPSQEELAWAHEFLADFEADGGEIRNGSDLPRKARAEKILGLAAAFGVHSTRYPDQDNAITAPSDTYHY; via the coding sequence ATGACCGTGACCCTGCCCGCCGCGATCACCCCCTCCCCCGCGTTCCAGGCCGTGCCCGGCCAGCGCATCGACCCGGAGCTCGCCCGCTCCTGGCTGCTGGTCAACGCCGCCCAGCCCGAGCGGTTCCAGCCCGCCGAGGACTCGGCCGCGGACATCGTCATCCTCGACATCGAGGACGCCGTGGCCCCCAAGGACAAGGACCGGGCCCGCGCGGACGCGCTCGCCTGGCTGACCTCCGGCCACACCGGCTGGGTGCGGCTCAACGGGTACGGCTCGAAGTGGTGGGAGGACGACGTCGCGGCGCTCGCCGAGGCCCTGCCCGCGCACCTGGGCGGGCCGGTGGCCGAGGGCGGCCTGGCCGGCGTCGTGCTGGCGATGGTGGAGTCCACGGACCACGTGAACGAGACCGCCCGCCGCCTGCCCGGGGTGCCCGTGGTGGCGCTCGTGGAGACGGCGCGCGGGCTGCAGCGCATCGACTCGATCGCCGCGGCGAAGGGCACGTTCCGCCTGGCGTTCGGCATCGGCGACTTCCGGCGCGACACGGGCCTGGGCGAGTCGCCGATGGCGCTGGCCTACACCCGCTCCCAGTTCACGATCGCGGCGAAGGCCACGGGCCTGCCCGGCGCGATCGACGGCCCCACCGTGGGCTCCACCGGCGTGAAGCTCGCCGAGGCGACGGCGGTGACCGCGGAGTTCGGCATGACCGGCAAGCTGTGCCTCGCGCCGGAGCAGTGCGCGGCCGTGAACGAGGGGCTCAGCCCGTCCCAGGAGGAGCTGGCGTGGGCCCACGAGTTCCTCGCGGACTTCGAGGCCGACGGCGGCGAGATCCGCAACGGCTCCGACCTGCCCCGCAAGGCGCGCGCGGAGAAGATCCTCGGGCTGGCCGCCGCGTTCGGCGTGCACTCCACGCGGTACCCGGACCAGGACAACGCGATCACGGCGCCGTCGGACACGTACCACTACTGA
- the tctA gene encoding tripartite tricarboxylate transporter permease TctA translates to METFGLLMEGFAGALTPMNLFWVVLGCLLGTAVGVMPGLGSSMAVALLLPMTFALEPTAAFIMFAGVYFGGLFGDSTMAILMNTPGQASAIASTFEGHRMAQDGRAAQALATAALGAFIGGMVASVCVVLLAPVLAEFSTRFGPAEYFALALFAFVATSSVVADSVLRGLASLVLGLGIAVVGIDAVTGTERFTMGSPQLFDGIPLVTVTVAILALGEVFHVASRVRRKHEDLRIRRTGRPWLSRAEFREAAPAWLRGTAIGLPFGIVPVGGSEVPTFLAYSAERRLDRRRANPQFGRGAIRGLAAPEAAGNSTTGMAMGALLTLGLPVSATAAIMLAAFRQYGLQPGPLLFDRSPDLVWALLASFFIAMIVLLAINLPFAQLWAKLLLIPKHYLYAGITLFCGLGIYATTGAVFDLLMLLGIGVLGFLMRRYGYPLAPLMIGMVLGPLAETSLRDALLSSVGDPAVLVSTPITWVIYGILAIMLAFSVRAAVVRRTRQDV, encoded by the coding sequence ATGGAGACCTTCGGACTCCTCATGGAGGGCTTCGCCGGAGCCCTCACCCCCATGAACCTGTTCTGGGTGGTGCTGGGCTGTCTGCTCGGCACCGCGGTCGGCGTGATGCCCGGACTGGGCTCCTCGATGGCCGTGGCCCTGCTGCTGCCCATGACCTTCGCCCTCGAGCCCACCGCCGCGTTCATCATGTTCGCCGGCGTGTACTTCGGCGGCCTCTTCGGCGACTCCACCATGGCCATCCTCATGAACACCCCCGGCCAGGCCTCGGCCATCGCCTCCACGTTCGAGGGCCACCGCATGGCCCAGGACGGCCGGGCGGCCCAGGCCCTGGCGACGGCGGCGCTCGGCGCCTTCATCGGCGGCATGGTGGCCTCGGTGTGCGTCGTGCTCCTCGCCCCCGTGCTGGCGGAGTTCTCCACGCGCTTCGGCCCCGCGGAGTACTTCGCGCTCGCGCTCTTCGCGTTCGTGGCCACCTCCTCGGTGGTCGCCGACTCGGTGCTGCGCGGCCTGGCCTCCCTGGTGCTGGGACTGGGGATCGCCGTCGTCGGGATCGATGCGGTGACCGGCACCGAGCGCTTCACGATGGGCTCCCCGCAGCTGTTCGACGGCATCCCGCTCGTGACCGTCACGGTGGCGATCCTCGCGCTCGGCGAGGTGTTCCACGTGGCCTCCCGGGTGCGCCGCAAGCACGAGGACCTGCGCATCCGGCGCACCGGCCGGCCGTGGCTCTCGCGCGCCGAGTTCCGTGAGGCCGCCCCGGCGTGGCTGCGCGGCACGGCGATCGGCCTGCCGTTCGGCATCGTGCCGGTGGGCGGCTCCGAGGTGCCGACGTTCCTGGCGTACTCGGCCGAGCGGCGCCTGGACCGGCGCCGGGCGAATCCGCAGTTCGGCCGCGGCGCGATCCGCGGGCTGGCGGCCCCGGAGGCCGCGGGCAACTCGACCACCGGCATGGCGATGGGCGCGCTGCTCACGCTCGGCCTGCCCGTCTCCGCGACGGCGGCCATCATGCTGGCGGCGTTCCGCCAGTACGGGCTGCAGCCCGGCCCCCTGCTGTTCGACCGCAGCCCGGACCTCGTGTGGGCGCTGCTGGCGAGCTTCTTCATCGCAATGATCGTGCTGCTGGCGATCAACCTGCCGTTCGCGCAGCTGTGGGCCAAGCTCCTGCTCATCCCGAAGCACTACCTCTACGCGGGGATCACGCTGTTCTGCGGGCTGGGCATCTACGCCACCACGGGCGCGGTGTTCGACCTGCTGATGCTCCTGGGGATCGGCGTGCTGGGCTTCCTGATGCGGCGGTACGGCTATCCGCTGGCGCCGCTGATGATCGGCATGGTGCTCGGCCCGCTCGCGGAGACCAGCCTGCGCGACGCCCTGCTCAGCTCGGTGGGCGACCCGGCCGTGCTCGTCTCCACCCCCATCACGTGGGTGATCTACGGGATCCTGGCGATCATGCTGGCGTTCTCCGTGCGGGCCGCCGTCGTGCGCCGGACGCGTCAGGACGTGTGA
- a CDS encoding tripartite tricarboxylate transporter TctB family protein, with protein sequence MSHASTVRPAADAPSRWGRAAGLSALVMPAVLAAFSLYLLLGSLAMDTDGADFPGPDFFPLILAVAGLVIAVALAVEVVRVRQAPEGQADADGEVGQAAGPLTLFHSDFGALAWCFLGFLAFAVLLPWLGWILAGALLFWCITRAFGAPHPLFDILVALFVSSLAYLGFAVALGLTLPSGILGGGF encoded by the coding sequence GTGAGCCACGCATCCACCGTCCGGCCCGCCGCCGACGCCCCCTCCCGCTGGGGGCGCGCCGCCGGGCTCTCCGCGCTCGTCATGCCGGCCGTGCTGGCCGCGTTCAGCCTCTACCTGCTGCTGGGATCCCTGGCCATGGACACCGACGGCGCCGACTTCCCCGGCCCGGACTTCTTCCCGCTGATCCTCGCGGTCGCGGGCCTCGTGATCGCCGTCGCGCTCGCGGTGGAGGTCGTGCGGGTGCGCCAGGCCCCCGAGGGTCAGGCCGACGCGGACGGCGAGGTCGGCCAGGCGGCCGGTCCGCTGACCCTGTTCCACTCGGACTTCGGTGCGCTGGCCTGGTGCTTCCTCGGCTTCCTCGCGTTCGCCGTCCTGCTGCCCTGGCTGGGGTGGATCCTCGCCGGGGCGCTGCTGTTCTGGTGCATCACGCGCGCGTTCGGCGCCCCGCACCCCCTGTTCGACATCCTCGTCGCCCTGTTCGTCTCCTCGCTGGCCTACCTCGGCTTCGCGGTGGCCCTGGGCCTGACCCTGCCCTCGGGCATCCTGGGAGGTGGCTTCTGA
- a CDS encoding tripartite tricarboxylate transporter substrate binding protein: MNNVQVVNIPGAGGNIALGQLTTLEDANNLMVGGTGQIAAHAARGTGPELSQVTAVSRVVEEYSLVVVPADSPYQSMDDLVSAWRADPAHVAWTGGGSFDQLVMADIARTADVPVADTTYIPSDGGGEAIQALLNGTAQASAGGFADIYPQVQAGRLRALGVVAAEPLAGVEEIPTLRSQGYDVTLTNWRALFVPPGVSAEERTELETLIAEAVDTPEWKEAVQRNYWNPVPLSGTELEEFIAAEKERIGTLTEEIK; encoded by the coding sequence GTGAACAACGTCCAGGTGGTCAACATCCCCGGCGCCGGTGGCAACATCGCCCTCGGTCAGCTGACCACGCTCGAGGACGCGAACAACCTCATGGTGGGCGGCACCGGCCAGATCGCCGCCCACGCGGCCCGTGGCACCGGCCCCGAGCTCTCCCAGGTCACCGCGGTCAGCCGCGTCGTCGAGGAGTACAGCCTCGTGGTGGTCCCGGCGGACTCGCCGTACCAGAGCATGGACGACCTGGTGAGCGCCTGGCGCGCCGATCCCGCCCACGTGGCGTGGACCGGTGGCGGCTCCTTCGACCAGCTCGTCATGGCGGACATCGCCCGCACGGCCGACGTGCCGGTCGCGGACACCACCTACATCCCGTCCGACGGCGGCGGCGAGGCCATCCAGGCCCTGCTCAACGGCACCGCCCAGGCCTCCGCCGGCGGCTTCGCGGACATCTACCCGCAGGTCCAGGCCGGCCGACTGCGCGCCCTCGGCGTGGTGGCGGCCGAGCCGCTGGCCGGCGTCGAGGAGATCCCGACCCTGCGCTCCCAGGGCTACGACGTCACGCTCACCAACTGGCGCGCCCTGTTCGTGCCGCCGGGCGTCTCCGCGGAGGAGCGCACCGAGCTCGAGACCCTCATCGCCGAGGCGGTCGACACCCCCGAGTGGAAGGAGGCGGTGCAGCGCAACTACTGGAACCCCGTGCCCCTCTCCGGCACCGAACTCGAGGAGTTCATCGCCGCCGAGAAGGAGCGCATCGGCACGCTGACGGAGGAGATCAAGTGA
- a CDS encoding SdpI family protein: MCAVVAVTTRSGAVGANRIFGLKTKNTLRSEHAWQSGHHAAQPWMWAAFFIGVSGGAGALLGLSLGHIDAAQLAAWIACGLTVLALVLGTLRADRSAASAR, from the coding sequence ATGTGTGCAGTCGTGGCTGTGACAACGCGTAGTGGAGCTGTTGGGGCAAATCGCATCTTCGGTCTCAAGACCAAGAACACCCTCCGCAGCGAGCATGCATGGCAGAGCGGCCACCACGCGGCGCAGCCCTGGATGTGGGCCGCGTTCTTCATCGGAGTGAGCGGGGGTGCTGGCGCATTGCTCGGGTTGTCCCTCGGACACATTGATGCAGCACAGCTCGCAGCGTGGATCGCTTGCGGTCTCACCGTCCTTGCGCTCGTCCTGGGGACGCTCCGTGCTGATCGGTCGGCTGCATCAGCCCGGTGA
- a CDS encoding TIGR02391 family protein has protein sequence MQALEDLRADAETSDVRDGGPAFTAWKAKVRGVIKASVSDAQDLLEQLYGNRYTLRVVSSYTTRAEHAQVRYAGIGRARGIIDAALYRLHSQVEGADEPVAGRSFDPDLWDHVRDLVEAEDWKKVSSQTAIFVEATIRKWAGDPTGKNGEVLVGKGLMAAVFVNDSELRCGRQAGEWEGWRGLAMGFAQALSNVDRHHINERDDARRYAIGVLGLGSLLLTQLRHEHATLIEDRLAGEA, from the coding sequence ATGCAGGCCCTTGAGGACTTGAGGGCCGATGCTGAGACCTCGGACGTGCGTGATGGTGGCCCTGCCTTCACCGCCTGGAAGGCCAAAGTTCGTGGGGTCATTAAGGCCTCGGTGTCCGACGCCCAGGACCTCCTTGAACAGTTATACGGAAACCGCTACACGCTGAGGGTGGTCTCCTCCTACACCACGAGGGCGGAGCATGCGCAGGTCCGTTACGCGGGTATCGGGCGTGCCCGCGGCATCATCGACGCCGCTCTTTACCGACTCCACTCGCAGGTTGAGGGAGCCGATGAGCCTGTGGCTGGGCGCTCCTTCGATCCCGACCTATGGGATCACGTACGCGACCTTGTTGAGGCAGAGGACTGGAAGAAGGTTTCTTCTCAGACGGCCATCTTCGTGGAAGCCACTATCCGCAAGTGGGCAGGCGATCCTACGGGCAAGAATGGTGAGGTCCTCGTGGGCAAGGGGCTCATGGCGGCTGTGTTCGTCAACGACAGCGAACTTCGGTGCGGCCGCCAAGCGGGGGAATGGGAGGGCTGGCGAGGTCTTGCCATGGGGTTCGCGCAGGCACTGTCGAACGTGGACAGGCATCACATCAACGAACGGGACGATGCCCGCCGCTACGCCATCGGTGTGCTGGGCCTCGGGAGCCTCCTCCTCACCCAACTGCGGCACGAGCATGCCACGCTCATCGAGGACCGCTTGGCTGGAGAAGCGTAG